The following are encoded together in the Vigna angularis cultivar LongXiaoDou No.4 chromosome 9, ASM1680809v1, whole genome shotgun sequence genome:
- the LOC108322596 gene encoding fructokinase-like 1, chloroplastic, whose amino-acid sequence MASLHHHHLLLSLPFPHSPTPPKRFFFRTTRTLKTTRSTVESPTPKRRGRKKKPSQPETPPANDTREHQNAEAKKEQPSEDDELFDYDDGIDFPYEDPPLVCCFGAAQREFIPGVRVQMYPMHPDKYSEWKMLQWKPPEFARAPGGPPSNVAVAHVRLGGRAAFLGKVGRDEFGEDLVLTMNKERVQTRGVKFDEGRRTGCAYMKVKFEEGGMKMETVKDSAENSLLASELNLAVLKEARIFHFNSEVLTCPTMESTLFRAIKWTRKFGGLVFFDLNLPLSLWRSRDETREIIKKAWNEADIIEVSRSELEFLLDEEYYERKRNYRPQYFAESYEQTKNLQEYYHYTPEEVAPLWHDRLKFLFVTDGTIRIHYYTPSFDGSVVGTEDVLITPFTCDRTGSGDAIVAAILRKLTTCPQMFESQDVLERQLRFAVAAGIIAQWTIGAVRGFPTESATQNLKEQVYVPSMW is encoded by the exons ATGGCGTcccttcaccaccaccaccttctACTCTCTCTTCCATTCCCTCACTCTCCAACCCCACCCAAACGCTTTTTCTTCAGAACGACGCGCACACTCAAAACGACACGCTCCACCGTCGAGTCCCCAACCCCTAAACGACGCGGCCGAAAGAAAAAACCCTCACAACCCGAAACACCACCCGCAAACGACACGCGGGAACACCAAAACGCAGAGGCCAAGAAGGAACAACCTTCAGAGGACGACGAGCTGTTCGACTACGACGACGGCATCGACTTCCCCTACGAGGATCCGCCGCTGGTGTGCTGCTTCGGTGCGGCGCAGAGGGAGTTCATCCCTGGGGTGCGGGTGCAGATGTACCCGATGCATCCGGACAAATACTCGGAATGGAAGATGCTGCAGTGGAAGCCACCAGAGTTTGCACGGGCGCCGGGGGGGCCGCCGTCTAACGTGGCGGTGGCGCACGTGCGGCTTGGGGGGCGTGCCGCGTTTTTGGGGAAGGTTGGTAGGGACGAGTTCGGGGAGGATTTGGTGCTGACAATGAACAAGGAGAGGGTGCAGACAAGAGGGGTTAAGTTTGATGAGGGCCGCAGGACAGGGTGCGCATATATGAAGGTGAAGTTTGAGGAGGGGGGGATGAAGATGGAGACCGTCAAGGACTCTGCTGAGAACTCACTTCTTGCATCTGAACTCAACCTTGCAGTTTTGAAAGAg GCTAGGATTTTCCATTTCAATTCAGAAGTTCTAACATGCCCCACTATGGAATCAACACTATTCAGAGCAATTAAATGGACAAGAAAGTTTGGTGGTCTTGTATTCTTTGATTTAAATCTGCCATTATCCCTGTGGAGATCTCGCGATGAGACtagagaaataataaaaaaagcatGGAATGAAGCAGACATAATTGAAGTTTCAAGAAGTGAGCTAGAATTCCTTCTAGATGAAGAATATTACGAGAGGAAGAGAAATTACAGGCCACAATACTTTGCTGAAAGTTATGAACAAACCAAGAATTTACAAGAGTATTACCATTACACTCCTGAAGAAGTTGCACCTTTGTGGCATGATCGACTTAAATTCCTCTTTGTAACCGATGGAACCATTAGAATTCACTACTATACCCCTTCTTTTGATGGATCTGTGGTTGGAACTGAAGATGTGCTCATAACTCCGTTCACATGTGATAGAACTGGCTCAGGTGATGCTATTGTAGCTGCTATTTTAAGAAAGCTAACTACTTGCCCACAGATGTTTGAAAGTCAAGATGTTTTGGAGAGACAACTACGCTTTGCTGTTGCAGCAGGAATTATAGCCCAATGGACTATTGGTGCTGTTAGAGGTTTTCCTACCGAAAGTGCTACTCAGAACCTCAAAGAACAAGTTTACGTGCCTTCCATGTGGTGA